The proteins below are encoded in one region of Metabacillus dongyingensis:
- a CDS encoding GNAT family N-acetyltransferase yields the protein MYNTVLTRSDQTSIDAEELQFQLFRMQDNLKEIAKRWQVVGIDQTKEDKWVVVYAQNDGDSCKVMLNDCESAYRGTWDFSIHATYNDDKAIHIGDIKGPANKGYGSICMNYLKEFAKDQNIPYITGDIAKRDWDHVDRLVHFYEKHDFKVNIDYEKQAGEIEWNDMY from the coding sequence ATGTATAATACTGTATTAACACGCAGCGATCAGACATCCATAGACGCTGAAGAACTTCAGTTTCAGCTCTTTAGAATGCAGGATAATCTGAAGGAAATTGCAAAGCGGTGGCAGGTTGTCGGAATTGATCAAACGAAGGAAGATAAATGGGTTGTGGTTTATGCACAAAATGACGGTGATTCATGCAAGGTGATGCTGAATGATTGTGAATCTGCTTATCGGGGCACCTGGGATTTTTCCATTCATGCCACATACAATGACGATAAAGCGATCCACATCGGAGATATTAAAGGCCCTGCAAATAAGGGCTACGGATCCATTTGCATGAATTATTTAAAGGAGTTTGCGAAGGATCAAAACATCCCCTACATCACGGGCGACATTGCCAAGCGAGACTGGGATCACGTTGACCGTCTTGTGCATTTTTATGAAAAACACGACTTCAAAGTAAACATTGACTACGAGAAGCAAGCAGGCGAAATTGAGTGGAATGATATGTATTGA
- a CDS encoding pyridoxamine 5'-phosphate oxidase family protein, producing MFHLDKQKLNKEVLDILKKHKVGTLSTVVDNKPHSRYMTFFNDELMLYTPTNKNTHKAEEIGENPNVHILLGYEGEGFGDEYIEFEGKASISEDQRLKEKIWNDQMKNWFEGPNDPDYIVLAIKPNKIRLMNSGQESPQTLEV from the coding sequence ATGTTTCACTTGGATAAGCAGAAATTAAACAAAGAAGTATTAGATATATTGAAAAAGCATAAGGTCGGCACGCTTTCTACTGTAGTGGATAATAAGCCCCATTCCCGCTATATGACATTCTTTAATGATGAATTAATGCTTTATACACCAACAAATAAGAACACTCATAAAGCAGAAGAAATCGGTGAAAATCCCAATGTCCATATCCTGCTCGGTTATGAAGGCGAAGGTTTTGGAGATGAATATATTGAGTTTGAAGGCAAGGCAAGCATCAGCGAAGATCAGCGATTAAAAGAAAAGATCTGGAATGATCAAATGAAAAACTGGTTTGAAGGACCAAATGATCCTGATTATATCGTTCTTGCGATCAAGCCAAATAAAATCAGATTAATGAACAGCGGACAAGAGTCACCGCAAACATTAGAAGTATAG
- a CDS encoding FAD-binding protein produces the protein MLLTLGFIIVFTCSLKAASEEEKNDPLIMTDVSGLMPIKIDKVIKGKEIESFKKAIKEARETNKKISIAGKQHSQGGHTYYKDAIVLDMTSYNKILDFDKENKTITVQSGATWDDIQRYVNPHGLAVKVMQSQNIFTVGGSMSVNVHGRDIRHGSLIDSIQSFRLLNADGEIVRVSRTENEKLFPLVIGGYGLFGVILDAEISLTVDELYEMKTKALDYKEYADYFKQAVRGNEKVRMHLARLSTAPDTFLSEMYVTNYELAGDQGARTEYDELSEEKNVALMKFLLGLSRNYDWGKNVFWNAQKSYFLKKEDSYITRNNVMRSESEFLEYEHETNTDILQEYFVPVDAFPDYVDSLRKTLTEEELNLFNMTIRYVDHNEDAVLSYSRDEMFAFVLLINQGLSDDEIKKTRNVIRKMIDVTLSFGGTYYLPYQPYPTKEQMKRAYPRTDEFFGLKRTYDEKEIFMNYFYEEYGRDEK, from the coding sequence ATGCTCCTCACTCTCGGATTTATCATTGTTTTTACATGTTCACTAAAAGCGGCTTCAGAAGAAGAAAAAAATGATCCGTTAATCATGACAGATGTCAGCGGTTTAATGCCAATAAAAATTGATAAGGTCATAAAAGGAAAAGAGATTGAGTCATTCAAAAAAGCAATCAAAGAAGCAAGAGAGACGAATAAGAAAATTTCAATTGCGGGAAAGCAGCACAGTCAGGGAGGACATACTTATTACAAAGATGCAATCGTGCTTGATATGACTTCCTACAATAAGATTTTGGACTTTGATAAAGAGAATAAGACGATAACTGTTCAAAGCGGGGCGACTTGGGACGATATTCAGCGTTACGTCAATCCGCATGGACTTGCAGTCAAAGTCATGCAGTCTCAAAATATTTTCACGGTGGGAGGCTCGATGAGCGTGAATGTACATGGACGGGATATCCGCCATGGTTCTCTAATTGACAGTATTCAGTCCTTTCGATTGCTGAACGCCGATGGAGAAATTGTACGGGTCAGCAGAACAGAAAACGAAAAACTATTCCCGCTTGTCATAGGCGGATACGGATTGTTTGGAGTGATTTTAGACGCAGAAATCAGTTTAACGGTTGATGAGCTCTATGAAATGAAAACAAAAGCTCTCGATTACAAAGAATATGCCGATTATTTTAAACAGGCAGTCAGAGGCAATGAAAAGGTCAGGATGCATCTTGCCAGATTATCCACTGCACCTGACACTTTTTTGAGCGAAATGTATGTGACGAACTATGAGCTTGCAGGTGATCAGGGGGCTCGTACAGAATATGATGAACTAAGTGAAGAAAAGAATGTTGCGCTCATGAAATTCCTGCTTGGTTTATCAAGAAACTACGATTGGGGAAAAAATGTTTTTTGGAATGCCCAAAAGTCATATTTTTTAAAAAAAGAAGATTCCTATATTACAAGAAATAATGTGATGCGGTCAGAGTCTGAGTTTCTGGAGTATGAACATGAAACAAATACGGATATTCTTCAGGAATACTTTGTCCCGGTTGATGCATTTCCTGACTATGTGGACAGTCTGCGGAAGACATTGACTGAGGAAGAGCTGAATCTATTTAATATGACCATTCGCTACGTAGATCACAATGAAGATGCTGTTTTGTCCTACAGCCGAGATGAAATGTTTGCCTTCGTTTTATTAATCAATCAGGGTTTGTCTGATGATGAAATAAAGAAGACCAGAAACGTGATCCGCAAGATGATTGATGTCACCCTTTCTTTTGGCGGCACATATTATTTGCCTTATCAGCCTTATCCGACTAAGGAGCAAATGAAGCGTGCGTATCCAAGAACAGATGAGTTTTTCGGACTGAAGCGAACATATGACGAAAAGGAAATTTTTATGAATTACTTTTATGAGGAGTATGGCCGCGATGAAAAATGA
- a CDS encoding MFS transporter: MKNDSFRRFVAAQSTLFFAGNFIFPFYILFIKNVGSSFSQFGISYGLFGLSAALVHPLLGRLSGKISDKVMLAVSSFGMALILLYYPHMGTIEEVYVCQMIMGIFGAMQKHGEKMLLTQWTTEEKRGMQVGNYHFFTSLMSAAAIMGGGFLAQYFTVTFLFFIASSVYFIGGVSVLRISDSYFDKEQKVPYHADSAPSHNEA; encoded by the coding sequence ATGAAAAATGATTCGTTCAGAAGATTTGTTGCGGCTCAGAGCACCCTGTTTTTTGCGGGCAATTTCATCTTCCCATTCTATATTTTGTTTATAAAAAATGTAGGGTCCTCTTTTTCACAGTTCGGCATATCGTATGGATTATTTGGTCTCTCAGCAGCGCTTGTTCATCCGCTTCTAGGCCGTTTGTCAGGAAAAATAAGCGACAAAGTGATGTTAGCGGTTTCTTCTTTCGGAATGGCTTTGATTCTTTTGTATTACCCGCACATGGGAACGATTGAAGAAGTATATGTATGTCAAATGATCATGGGTATCTTTGGCGCGATGCAGAAGCATGGGGAAAAAATGCTGTTGACGCAGTGGACGACGGAAGAAAAACGCGGCATGCAAGTTGGAAACTATCATTTTTTCACATCGCTTATGTCAGCGGCTGCGATCATGGGAGGCGGATTTTTAGCTCAGTACTTTACTGTAACATTTCTTTTTTTCATTGCCTCATCCGTCTACTTTATTGGCGGAGTCAGCGTTTTAAGAATATCAGATTCATACTTTGATAAGGAACAGAAGGTGCCGTACCATGCAGATTCAGCTCCATCCCATAACGAAGCATAA
- a CDS encoding GNAT family N-acetyltransferase produces the protein MQIQLHPITKHNWETCISLKVQKEQERFVASNLYSLAESRFETTFLPLGLYAGNKMIGFAMIGKDPKDGVYWLVRFMVDQAHQGKGYGFAALQIVLSFMKSRYDVSPFLLLGVNPENGQAIRLYQKAGFIHTGKVENGEAIYRLGIY, from the coding sequence ATGCAGATTCAGCTCCATCCCATAACGAAGCATAATTGGGAAACATGTATATCGCTTAAGGTTCAAAAAGAGCAAGAGAGGTTTGTTGCGAGTAACCTGTATTCCCTGGCAGAATCAAGATTTGAAACCACCTTTTTGCCGCTGGGCCTTTATGCGGGAAATAAAATGATCGGCTTTGCGATGATCGGAAAGGATCCTAAAGATGGGGTGTACTGGCTGGTTCGGTTTATGGTTGATCAAGCCCATCAAGGAAAAGGGTATGGCTTTGCAGCTTTGCAGATTGTGCTCAGTTTTATGAAATCACGGTATGATGTCAGCCCATTTCTTTTACTTGGAGTCAATCCTGAGAATGGTCAGGCGATAAGGCTTTATCAAAAAGCCGGTTTTATTCATACAGGTAAAGTAGAAAACGGCGAGGCCATTTACCGGTTGGGTATATATTAA
- a CDS encoding PH domain-containing protein, whose product MIFQVKKNPILVAIVLFLIILPFFLLFRSESLPSLIIPFLLSAFLAHALIKSYFVIENQKLIIVFGLIKKEIPLRDIKEIRYSNNPLSSPAWTLKRLEIIFAKPIGPRPQFSTRFALVSLPKDETGFFRELTKQNPFLSTP is encoded by the coding sequence ATGATCTTTCAAGTTAAGAAAAATCCGATTCTTGTTGCCATTGTGCTGTTTCTGATCATTCTGCCATTTTTTCTGCTTTTCCGGTCTGAATCCCTTCCATCCCTGATTATCCCTTTTTTGCTTTCAGCTTTTTTAGCCCATGCATTAATAAAATCCTACTTTGTTATTGAAAATCAAAAATTGATTATCGTCTTCGGATTAATAAAAAAAGAAATACCTCTAAGGGATATTAAGGAAATCCGCTATTCAAATAACCCGCTCTCTTCTCCCGCCTGGACGCTGAAAAGACTTGAGATCATTTTTGCAAAGCCGATTGGACCCAGACCTCAATTCTCCACGAGATTTGCACTTGTCTCACTGCCTAAGGACGAAACTGGCTTTTTCAGAGAACTGACGAAGCAAAATCCCTTCCTTTCAACACCTTAA